Proteins encoded in a region of the Pseudomonas sp. PDNC002 genome:
- a CDS encoding ABC transporter ATP-binding protein: MSEKLLSDTLLTITGLRIEAGAGDEWNEIVHGVDLSLKRGEILGLVGESGAGKSTIGLAAMGYTRDGCRISAGQILFEGQDLRSLPEARHRELLGARIAYVAQSAAASFNPAHRLIDQHCESALEHQLAGRAEAERDAVALYRKISLPEPDSIGQRYPHQVSGGQLQRIMTAMAMSCRPDLIIFDEPTTALDVTTQIDVLLTIRELVREFQVAAIYISHDLAVVAQMADRVMVLKDGAVVEAGDKRRVIEQPAADYTRSLWAVRNLSCTPQPPVRADASPLLELRDIRAGYGSRSVLDGVSLTVHPGRTLAIVGESGSGKSTLGRCISGALPIRQGEVLFRGETLPRHYAKRSREQLRSIQMIYQMADTTLNPRHSIEDIVGRPLQFYGGLKGAAKQARVRELLAAVGLEPSRFLARRPQELSGGQKQRVGIARALAADPALIVCDEITSALDQLVAEGILRLIDDLKNQLGIAYLFITHDLSVVQSIADDVLVLKSGSVVEFGDKHSVFTPPCDSYVTRLLNSMPQMNPDWLDALVRRGFA; this comes from the coding sequence ATGAGCGAGAAACTATTGAGCGATACCCTGTTGACCATTACCGGCCTGCGCATCGAAGCCGGTGCCGGGGACGAATGGAACGAAATCGTCCATGGCGTCGACCTGAGCCTGAAGCGCGGCGAGATACTCGGCCTGGTCGGCGAGTCCGGTGCCGGCAAGTCCACCATCGGCCTCGCCGCCATGGGCTACACCCGCGACGGTTGCCGGATCTCCGCCGGGCAGATCCTGTTCGAAGGCCAGGACCTGCGCAGCCTGCCGGAAGCGCGCCATCGCGAACTGCTCGGCGCACGCATCGCCTACGTTGCGCAATCGGCCGCCGCCAGCTTCAACCCGGCGCACCGGCTGATCGACCAGCACTGCGAAAGCGCGCTGGAGCACCAGTTGGCCGGGCGCGCCGAGGCCGAGCGCGATGCCGTGGCGCTGTACCGGAAAATCTCCCTGCCCGAGCCGGACAGCATCGGCCAGCGCTACCCGCACCAGGTCTCCGGCGGCCAGTTGCAGCGGATCATGACCGCCATGGCGATGTCCTGCCGGCCGGACCTGATCATCTTCGACGAGCCGACCACCGCCCTCGATGTCACCACGCAGATCGACGTGCTGCTGACCATCCGCGAACTGGTCCGCGAGTTCCAGGTGGCCGCCATCTATATCTCCCACGACCTCGCCGTGGTGGCGCAGATGGCCGACCGGGTGATGGTGCTCAAGGATGGCGCGGTGGTGGAGGCCGGCGACAAGCGCCGGGTGATCGAGCAGCCGGCCGCCGACTACACGCGCTCGCTGTGGGCGGTGCGCAACCTCAGTTGCACGCCGCAACCGCCGGTGCGCGCCGATGCCAGCCCGCTGCTGGAACTGCGCGATATCCGCGCCGGCTATGGCAGCCGCAGCGTGCTGGACGGCGTGTCGCTGACGGTCCATCCGGGACGCACGCTGGCCATTGTCGGCGAGTCCGGCTCGGGCAAATCAACGCTGGGGCGCTGCATCAGCGGCGCCTTGCCGATCCGCCAGGGCGAGGTGCTGTTCCGCGGCGAGACGCTGCCGCGGCATTACGCCAAGCGCAGCCGCGAGCAGTTGCGCTCGATCCAGATGATCTACCAGATGGCCGATACCACGCTGAACCCACGGCACAGCATCGAGGACATCGTGGGGCGGCCGCTGCAGTTCTACGGCGGGCTCAAGGGTGCCGCCAAGCAGGCGCGGGTGCGCGAGCTGCTCGCGGCGGTGGGCCTGGAGCCTTCGCGCTTCCTCGCGCGGCGGCCGCAGGAGCTCTCCGGCGGGCAGAAGCAGCGGGTCGGCATTGCCCGCGCGCTGGCGGCAGACCCGGCGCTGATCGTCTGCGACGAAATCACCAGCGCGCTGGATCAACTGGTGGCCGAAGGCATCCTGCGCTTGATCGATGACCTGAAGAACCAGCTGGGCATCGCCTACCTCTTCATCACCCACGACCTGTCGGTGGTGCAGTCCATCGCCGACGACGTGCTGGTCTTGAAGTCCGGCAGCGTCGTCGAGTTCGGCGACAAGCACAGCGTCTTCACGCCGCCGTGCGACAGCTACGTCACGCGCCTGCTCAACAGCATGCCGCAGATGAATCCGGACTGGCTCGACGCGCTGGTGCGTCGCGGTTTCGCCTGA
- a CDS encoding DUF3313 family protein has translation MKLKLLGVSLCLGALALSGCASKYVPPEQYSGFLKDYSVLKEDKSPSDAPVMRWIKPGIDVSKFTSVYVEPSQLYPQPQPSEKIPQSTLDGITKYYDQTLKTQFSKVLPLAEGPGPGVLIVRPAITAVSASTKGLQPYEVIPIALIAAGVSTATGIRDQDTSIATEAAFLDGSDGRVVAEVVRKGAGTELENSAQVMSANDAKALLDGWARDMVKSFESLKRK, from the coding sequence ATGAAGTTGAAGTTACTCGGGGTATCGCTCTGCCTTGGCGCGCTCGCGCTGTCCGGCTGCGCCAGCAAGTACGTGCCACCGGAGCAGTATTCCGGCTTCCTCAAGGACTACAGCGTCCTCAAGGAAGACAAATCGCCCTCCGACGCACCGGTGATGCGCTGGATCAAGCCGGGCATCGACGTCAGCAAGTTCACCAGCGTGTACGTCGAGCCGAGCCAGCTCTACCCGCAGCCGCAACCCAGCGAGAAGATCCCGCAGAGCACGCTGGACGGCATCACCAAGTACTACGACCAGACGCTGAAGACGCAATTCTCCAAGGTCCTGCCATTGGCTGAAGGTCCCGGCCCGGGCGTGCTGATCGTGCGCCCGGCGATCACCGCCGTCAGCGCCTCGACCAAGGGCCTGCAGCCCTATGAAGTCATTCCCATCGCGCTGATCGCTGCCGGTGTCAGCACCGCCACCGGCATCCGTGACCAGGACACCAGCATCGCCACCGAAGCGGCCTTCCTCGACGGCAGCGACGGCAGGGTCGTCGCCGAAGTGGTGCGCAAGGGCGCCGGCACCGAGCTGGAAAACTCCGCCCAGGTCATGAGCGCCAACGACGCCAAGGCCCTGCTCGATGGCTGGGCGCGGGACATGGTGAAGTCCTTCGAAAGCCTGAAACGCAAGTAA
- a CDS encoding PqiC family protein — MPKLPMLLLAGLFPVLWGCSSAPIHYHTLVPAQPASPASGQVRVERVSMPPQVDRSQIVVRQGGSGLSILETEWWGANLVDEFRNALQDQLGAPGSGASLLRVDVQRFDSVPGQYALLDARWRLQPPGAQKALTCRSSVQTSANDSVEGLVVAHQSNLHKLAALVAQANAGGATRCP; from the coding sequence ATGCCAAAGCTGCCCATGCTGCTCCTGGCCGGACTGTTCCCCGTGCTGTGGGGCTGCAGTAGCGCGCCCATCCACTACCACACGCTGGTTCCCGCGCAGCCGGCCAGCCCGGCCAGCGGGCAGGTGCGCGTGGAACGGGTGTCCATGCCGCCGCAGGTCGATCGCTCGCAGATCGTCGTGCGCCAGGGCGGTAGCGGGCTGTCGATCCTGGAGACGGAATGGTGGGGCGCCAACCTGGTGGACGAGTTCCGCAACGCGCTGCAGGACCAGCTCGGTGCGCCGGGTTCCGGCGCCTCGCTGCTGCGGGTGGACGTACAGCGCTTCGATTCGGTGCCCGGTCAATACGCGCTGCTCGATGCGCGCTGGCGGTTGCAGCCTCCCGGCGCGCAAAAGGCGCTGACCTGCCGCAGCAGTGTGCAGACGTCGGCCAACGACAGCGTCGAGGGGCTGGTGGTCGCGCACCAGAGCAACCTGCACAAACTGGCCGCTCTGGTGGCGCAGGCCAACGCCGGTGGTGCTACGCGCTGTCCGTGA
- a CDS encoding TetR/AcrR family transcriptional regulator, translating to MTRKKTYESPEQRREEIIKSAFLCLSEEGYAKLSARKVAARADMSLGHISYHFKDMNQLLMEAYQYASRRLYEATYASLSAEPGNPPMEQLEIFLRSGFSATFLDRSYLSVRIDLWSASLFQDDIAETERKLYAVYRERLVEILRRIADERGSDHERIEKAADAIMAMLDGLWLDWQRRRNMKAIENGISSCLDLARCYLAQAPAA from the coding sequence ATGACGCGCAAGAAAACCTACGAAAGCCCCGAACAGCGCCGTGAGGAGATCATCAAGTCAGCTTTTCTCTGCCTCAGCGAGGAAGGCTACGCGAAGCTCTCGGCGCGCAAGGTCGCCGCGCGCGCCGACATGTCCCTGGGGCACATCAGCTACCACTTCAAGGACATGAACCAGTTGCTGATGGAGGCCTACCAGTACGCCTCGCGCCGCCTGTACGAGGCGACCTACGCCAGCCTCAGCGCCGAGCCGGGCAATCCGCCGATGGAGCAGTTGGAGATATTCCTGCGCAGCGGCTTCAGCGCGACCTTCCTCGACCGAAGCTACCTCTCGGTGCGCATCGACCTGTGGTCGGCGTCACTGTTCCAGGACGACATCGCCGAGACCGAGCGCAAGCTCTATGCGGTGTATCGCGAACGCCTGGTGGAAATCCTCCGGCGCATCGCCGATGAGCGCGGCAGCGACCACGAGCGGATCGAGAAGGCCGCCGATGCGATCATGGCCATGCTCGATGGCTTGTGGCTCGACTGGCAGCGCCGACGCAACATGAAGGCCATCGAGAACGGTATTTCGTCCTGCCTGGACCTGGCCCGTTGCTACCTGGCGCAAGCGCCCGCCGCTTGA
- a CDS encoding MlaD family protein: MEQDTPKHAAPGQPQVRTRRWNVSLVWVVPIVALLVGASLIVRNWMEQGPTIEISFRTGEGLVAHKTQVKYRSVVIGEVEAVELAKDKNSVTASVKLNKEAESFATKDAKFWVVRPRIGAGGVTGVDTLLSGNFIGADTGESTSPQKRFTGLEAPPPITYGEKGKSFQLRADDLGSLDIGSPIYYRKIPVGQVTSYALRSDGKGVDLGIFIEAPNDAFVTQNSRFWNASGVDVDVGANGLKVNTESLSALLVGGLAFGSPEGSAEAAAANDNQTFELYADHETALAPPAGLAQYLRLRFDQSMRGLSVGAPVEFMGVEFGKVTGIQLDYDEKMQIFPVVVDAVIYPQRLGPVHQKMLKVFDSSVGDEAGVSRVIGSFVEHGMRAQARSGNLLTGQLYISLDFYPDAKPVAFDPTARPMRIPTVPSSLEKLQEQLQAVVERIRKLPLERIANNLDGNLRELQSSLKQFNTQTLPAVTNTLAEVRTTLATANSALGENSPQREKLGDTLDELDRMSRSLRDLSDYLGRHPESLIRGRPKNADADNLQP; encoded by the coding sequence ATGGAGCAGGACACCCCTAAGCACGCCGCGCCCGGACAGCCGCAGGTGCGCACGCGGCGCTGGAACGTATCGCTGGTCTGGGTCGTGCCGATCGTGGCGCTGCTGGTCGGCGCCTCGCTGATCGTGCGCAACTGGATGGAACAGGGGCCGACCATCGAGATTTCCTTCAGGACGGGGGAAGGGCTGGTCGCGCACAAGACGCAGGTGAAATACCGCAGCGTGGTGATCGGCGAAGTGGAGGCGGTCGAGCTGGCCAAGGACAAGAACAGTGTCACGGCCAGCGTCAAGCTCAACAAGGAGGCCGAGTCCTTCGCCACCAAGGATGCCAAGTTCTGGGTGGTGCGTCCGCGCATCGGTGCCGGCGGCGTGACCGGCGTGGACACCTTGCTGTCGGGCAACTTCATCGGTGCGGACACCGGGGAGTCGACCTCGCCGCAGAAGCGCTTCACCGGCCTGGAGGCGCCGCCGCCGATTACCTACGGCGAGAAGGGCAAGAGCTTCCAGCTGCGCGCCGATGACCTGGGCTCGCTGGATATCGGCTCGCCCATCTATTACCGCAAGATCCCGGTGGGGCAGGTGACCTCCTATGCCTTGCGCAGCGACGGCAAGGGCGTGGACCTGGGCATCTTCATCGAGGCGCCCAACGACGCCTTCGTGACGCAGAACAGCCGCTTCTGGAATGCCAGCGGCGTCGACGTCGACGTGGGCGCCAATGGCCTCAAGGTCAACACCGAATCGCTCTCGGCGCTGCTGGTCGGTGGGCTCGCCTTTGGCTCTCCGGAGGGTAGCGCCGAGGCCGCTGCCGCCAACGACAACCAGACCTTCGAGCTGTATGCCGATCACGAGACCGCCCTGGCGCCGCCGGCCGGGCTGGCGCAGTACCTGCGGCTGCGCTTCGACCAGTCGATGCGCGGCTTGAGCGTCGGGGCGCCGGTGGAATTCATGGGCGTCGAGTTCGGCAAGGTCACGGGCATCCAGCTGGACTATGACGAGAAAATGCAGATTTTCCCGGTGGTCGTCGACGCCGTGATCTACCCCCAACGGCTCGGGCCGGTGCACCAGAAGATGCTCAAGGTCTTCGACAGCAGCGTCGGCGACGAGGCCGGTGTCAGCCGTGTGATCGGCAGCTTCGTCGAGCATGGCATGCGCGCGCAGGCACGCAGCGGCAACCTGCTCACCGGCCAGTTGTATATCTCGCTGGACTTCTACCCCGACGCCAAGCCGGTAGCCTTCGACCCGACGGCGCGGCCCATGAGGATCCCGACCGTGCCCAGCAGCCTGGAGAAACTCCAGGAACAACTGCAGGCGGTGGTCGAACGCATCCGCAAGCTGCCGCTGGAGCGCATCGCCAACAATCTCGACGGCAATCTGCGCGAGCTGCAGAGCAGCCTCAAACAGTTCAATACGCAGACGCTGCCCGCCGTGACCAACACCCTGGCCGAGGTGCGCACGACCCTGGCCACGGCCAATTCGGCCCTGGGCGAGAACTCGCCGCAGCGGGAGAAACTCGGCGATACGCTGGATGAACTGGACCGGATGTCACGCTCGCTGCGCGACCTGTCCGACTACCTCGGCCGTCATCCGGAGTCGCTGATCCGCGGGCGCCCGAAGAACGCCGACGCCGACAACCTGCAGCCCTGA
- a CDS encoding OmpP1/FadL family transporter, translated as MTTARVGVTRLVCSTVLLTGLGALAQSANAGGIFIYEAGQEGNGLANSGAAALANDPSVLMSNPAGIAELKGTQISANAQVILGDIRFSRDSDNQFDGNEGGNALQWLPGASLFISHQLDERSAIGFGMYGNFGLALNYDDDWAGRYFTQEAALMSVSFQPTIAHQFTDQLSVGIGPRIIYGYYRNEMAINNNLLGLADRPDGQLEYKDTDVGTGVNLGLLYKLDERTQIGLAYTSKVKLEFKDSPEVRDVSNPIINAALRRLDVDSLELDMNVPQTVLFSVAHQLDPQWKLLGSLGWQDWSDFGQIGVEVDANAGGVNRTVERQYKDTWHASIGAQYQANPRLRWSMGLGYDSSAVDDKDRTVDNPMGEAWRLATGVNYALDEGLDLHLAYTLVWLGDMEDQQTKARSGETLSGTYRNSALHILAGGATWRF; from the coding sequence ATGACGACAGCCCGCGTCGGCGTTACTCGTCTCGTCTGCTCTACCGTATTGTTGACTGGCCTGGGCGCCCTGGCGCAAAGCGCCAATGCCGGTGGCATCTTCATCTATGAAGCCGGCCAGGAAGGCAACGGCCTGGCCAATTCCGGCGCCGCCGCACTGGCAAACGATCCCAGCGTGCTGATGAGCAACCCCGCCGGCATCGCCGAGCTGAAGGGCACGCAGATCAGCGCGAATGCCCAGGTCATCCTCGGCGACATCCGTTTTTCCCGCGACAGCGACAACCAGTTCGACGGCAACGAAGGCGGCAACGCGTTGCAGTGGCTGCCCGGTGCGAGCTTGTTCATCAGCCACCAGCTCGACGAGCGCTCGGCCATCGGCTTCGGCATGTACGGCAACTTCGGCCTGGCGCTGAACTATGACGACGACTGGGCGGGCCGCTACTTCACCCAGGAAGCGGCGCTCATGAGCGTGTCGTTCCAGCCGACCATCGCCCACCAATTCACCGATCAACTGTCGGTCGGCATCGGTCCGCGCATCATCTATGGCTATTACCGCAACGAGATGGCCATCAATAACAATCTGCTGGGGCTGGCCGATCGGCCCGATGGCCAGCTGGAATACAAGGACACCGACGTTGGCACCGGCGTCAACCTGGGGCTGCTGTACAAGCTCGACGAACGCACGCAGATCGGTCTCGCGTACACCAGCAAGGTGAAGTTGGAGTTCAAGGACAGCCCCGAGGTGCGCGACGTCAGCAACCCGATCATCAACGCGGCCCTGCGACGCCTGGACGTCGATTCGCTGGAACTGGACATGAACGTCCCGCAGACCGTCCTGTTCAGCGTGGCCCACCAGCTCGATCCACAATGGAAGCTGCTGGGCAGCCTCGGCTGGCAGGACTGGAGCGACTTCGGCCAGATCGGCGTGGAAGTCGACGCCAACGCCGGCGGCGTCAACCGCACCGTCGAGCGGCAGTACAAGGACACCTGGCACGCCTCCATCGGCGCGCAATACCAGGCCAACCCGCGGTTGCGCTGGAGCATGGGCCTGGGCTACGACAGCTCGGCGGTGGACGACAAGGATCGTACCGTGGACAACCCCATGGGCGAGGCCTGGCGCCTGGCTACCGGGGTGAACTACGCGTTGGACGAAGGGCTCGATCTGCACCTGGCCTACACGCTGGTCTGGCTGGGTGACATGGAGGACCAGCAAACCAAGGCGCGCTCGGGCGAAACCCTTTCCGGCACCTATCGCAACAGCGCGCTGCACATCCTCGCCGGCGGCGCGACCTGGCGTTTTTGA
- a CDS encoding paraquat-inducible protein A → MASANDLIICEYCDAVYHRQPLQRHQRALCVRCGGVLHRHNTLSPQQRLALALTGAVLLAFANSYPVMTISMQGLSNSATLWDAVMILSNGPITFIALVTALAIIFAPAFQVALLVWVLLFALGGRRAPAFALCMRCLESLRPWSMLEVCLLGTLVAVIKLAGLLDVIPGIGLVAMAALSVLIIYIAGKDIRDLWERV, encoded by the coding sequence ATGGCCTCAGCCAACGATCTGATCATCTGCGAATACTGCGATGCGGTGTACCACCGCCAGCCGTTACAGCGCCACCAGCGCGCCCTTTGCGTCCGCTGCGGTGGGGTGCTGCATCGGCACAATACGCTGTCGCCGCAGCAGCGCCTCGCGCTCGCGCTGACCGGCGCGGTGCTGCTGGCGTTCGCCAACAGCTATCCGGTAATGACCATCAGCATGCAGGGGCTGAGCAACTCGGCGACCTTGTGGGACGCGGTGATGATCCTCAGCAACGGCCCCATTACCTTCATCGCCCTGGTCACCGCGCTGGCCATCATCTTTGCGCCGGCCTTCCAGGTGGCGTTGCTGGTCTGGGTACTGCTCTTCGCCCTGGGCGGGCGCCGGGCGCCGGCGTTCGCCCTGTGCATGCGCTGCCTGGAGAGCCTGCGGCCCTGGAGCATGCTGGAAGTCTGTCTGCTGGGGACGCTGGTCGCGGTGATCAAGCTGGCCGGGCTGCTCGACGTGATCCCCGGCATCGGGCTGGTCGCCATGGCGGCGCTCAGCGTGCTGATCATCTACATCGCCGGCAAGGATATTCGCGACTTGTGGGAGCGCGTATGA
- a CDS encoding aldehyde dehydrogenase, translated as MPAKTLQDWKNTAATLAIEGRCFIDGDYRAAMDGRTFDKISPVEGRHLAAIARADAADVELAVAAARRAFDSGSWSRLAPVQRKRTLLRFAELIEAHAEELALLETLDMGKPIANALAADLPGTVNAMRWTAEAIDKVYGEVAATADDQLGLVTREAVGVVGIIVPWNFPLLMASWKFAPALAAGNSVVLKPSERSPLTAIRIAALASEAGIPDGVFNVLGGYGHEAGQALALHNDVDAIAFTGSTRIAKQLMIAAGQSNLKRVWTEAGGKSPNIVCADAPDLLQAAGSAAAAIAYNQGQVCTAGSRLLVQRSIKEEFLEHLRSALAGWAPGHPLDPVTRYGAMVDRQHVEQVRGFIQGAEEEGARLILGGEEGLAGESGCYLAPALFDGVHNGMRIAREEIFGAVLSVIDFDTPEEAVAIANDSPYGLAAALWTSDLSRAHRMARALRAGSVWVNQYSGGDMTAPFGGYKQSGNGRDRSLHAFDKYTELKATWIRL; from the coding sequence GTGCCCGCCAAGACCCTGCAAGACTGGAAAAACACCGCCGCCACACTGGCCATCGAAGGCCGCTGCTTCATCGATGGCGACTATCGCGCAGCCATGGACGGCCGCACCTTCGACAAAATCAGCCCGGTGGAGGGTCGCCATCTGGCCGCCATTGCCCGCGCCGATGCGGCCGACGTGGAACTGGCCGTCGCCGCCGCACGCCGTGCTTTCGATTCCGGCAGTTGGTCGCGCCTGGCGCCGGTGCAGCGCAAGCGCACCTTGCTGCGCTTCGCCGAACTGATCGAGGCGCACGCCGAGGAACTGGCGCTGCTGGAAACCCTCGACATGGGCAAACCCATCGCCAATGCGCTGGCGGCGGACCTGCCCGGTACCGTCAACGCCATGCGCTGGACGGCCGAGGCCATCGACAAGGTCTACGGCGAAGTCGCCGCCACCGCCGACGACCAACTGGGCCTGGTGACCCGCGAAGCCGTGGGCGTGGTGGGCATCATCGTGCCCTGGAATTTCCCCTTGCTGATGGCCAGCTGGAAGTTCGCGCCAGCCCTGGCAGCGGGCAACTCGGTGGTCCTCAAGCCGTCCGAGCGCTCGCCGTTGACCGCCATCCGGATTGCCGCCCTGGCCAGCGAAGCCGGCATTCCCGATGGCGTGTTCAACGTGCTGGGTGGCTACGGTCACGAAGCAGGCCAGGCCCTGGCGCTGCACAACGACGTGGATGCCATCGCCTTCACCGGTTCCACCCGCATCGCCAAGCAACTGATGATCGCCGCCGGGCAGTCGAACCTGAAGCGCGTCTGGACCGAAGCCGGCGGCAAGAGCCCGAACATCGTCTGCGCCGATGCCCCCGATCTGCTCCAGGCGGCCGGCAGTGCCGCAGCGGCCATCGCCTACAACCAGGGGCAGGTGTGTACCGCCGGCTCGCGGCTGCTCGTGCAGCGATCGATCAAGGAGGAATTCCTCGAACACCTGCGCAGCGCGTTGGCAGGCTGGGCGCCCGGCCATCCGCTGGACCCGGTAACGCGTTACGGCGCGATGGTCGACCGCCAGCATGTCGAACAGGTGCGCGGTTTCATCCAGGGTGCGGAGGAGGAGGGCGCTCGCCTGATCCTCGGCGGCGAAGAAGGATTGGCGGGAGAGTCCGGTTGCTACCTGGCGCCGGCGCTGTTCGATGGGGTGCACAACGGCATGCGCATCGCCCGCGAGGAAATCTTCGGCGCGGTACTCTCGGTCATCGATTTCGACACCCCGGAAGAGGCCGTGGCCATCGCCAACGATTCGCCCTATGGCCTGGCGGCGGCGCTGTGGACCTCGGACCTGTCCCGCGCCCATCGCATGGCCCGCGCACTGCGTGCTGGCTCGGTGTGGGTCAATCAGTATTCGGGCGGCGACATGACCGCGCCGTTTGGCGGCTACAAGCAGTCCGGCAACGGCCGCGACCGCTCGCTGCACGCCTTCGACAAGTACACCGAGCTGAAGGCGACGTGGATACGCCTGTGA
- a CDS encoding ABC transporter permease has protein sequence MTLLHSFGRMTWTARIGTLIILFYLFLALFGPVVAPFGETEIVGGEYDPWSATHWLGTDNLGRDMLSRVIYAARNTIGIALLSTLLAFFIGGTLGLIAATVGGWLDGALSRLVDVLMAVPQLICALLLLTIFGTSIANLIVVIALVDATRIFRLARSVSMNVVVTDYMEVARLRGEGLVWLVAVELLPNVRAPLVAEFGLRFCFVFLTISSLSFLGLGLQPPLADWGSMVRENASLISFGDLTPLVPAAAIGVLAIAVNFVADWFLAQRR, from the coding sequence ATGACACTCCTGCACAGCTTCGGGCGCATGACCTGGACCGCCCGGATCGGCACCCTGATCATCCTGTTCTATCTGTTCCTCGCGCTGTTCGGCCCCGTGGTGGCGCCCTTCGGCGAAACCGAGATCGTCGGCGGCGAGTACGACCCGTGGAGCGCCACCCACTGGCTGGGCACCGACAACCTCGGGCGCGACATGCTCTCGCGGGTGATCTACGCCGCCCGCAACACCATCGGCATCGCGCTGCTATCGACACTGCTGGCGTTCTTCATCGGCGGCACCCTCGGGTTGATCGCCGCCACCGTCGGCGGCTGGCTGGACGGCGCGCTGTCGCGGCTGGTGGACGTGCTGATGGCAGTGCCGCAGCTGATCTGCGCGCTGTTGCTGCTGACCATCTTCGGCACCAGCATCGCCAACCTCATCGTGGTCATCGCCCTGGTCGACGCCACGCGGATCTTCCGCCTGGCGCGCTCGGTGTCGATGAACGTGGTGGTCACCGACTACATGGAAGTCGCCCGCCTGCGCGGCGAGGGACTGGTCTGGCTGGTGGCGGTGGAGCTGCTGCCCAACGTCCGCGCGCCACTGGTGGCGGAGTTCGGCCTGCGCTTCTGCTTCGTCTTCCTGACCATCTCCTCGCTGTCCTTCCTCGGGCTGGGCCTGCAACCGCCGCTGGCGGACTGGGGCAGCATGGTGCGCGAGAACGCTTCGCTGATTTCCTTTGGCGATCTCACGCCGCTGGTCCCGGCCGCCGCCATCGGCGTGCTGGCGATTGCGGTCAACTTCGTCGCCGATTGGTTCCTGGCCCAGCGCCGCTGA
- a CDS encoding paraquat-inducible protein A: protein MSAPPLASELHLCLCHGCGSACDTRRNAHRCERCGAPLHRRKADAITRGWAYLVAALIFYVPANLLPVMHTEMLGQGIDSTIGGGVLEFWESGAWDIALIIFIASIGVPAIKFFSLALLLWTAQRRSTWARRQRSQLYRFVELIGYWSMLDVMVVALVAALVQMRELGTIEPRAGILFFGMVVVLTMLSAMSFDPRHIWDDGDPIDGAGHP, encoded by the coding sequence ATGAGCGCGCCGCCGCTGGCCAGCGAGCTGCACCTGTGCCTCTGCCACGGCTGCGGCAGTGCCTGCGACACCCGACGCAACGCCCACCGCTGCGAACGCTGTGGCGCGCCGCTGCATCGACGCAAGGCGGATGCCATCACCCGCGGCTGGGCCTACCTGGTGGCGGCGCTGATCTTCTATGTCCCCGCCAACCTGCTGCCGGTGATGCACACCGAGATGCTCGGGCAGGGCATCGACAGCACCATCGGCGGCGGCGTGCTGGAGTTCTGGGAGAGCGGCGCCTGGGATATCGCCCTGATCATCTTCATCGCCAGCATCGGCGTGCCGGCGATCAAGTTTTTCTCCCTGGCCCTGCTGCTCTGGACTGCCCAACGGCGCAGCACCTGGGCGCGCAGGCAGCGCTCGCAGCTCTATCGTTTCGTCGAGCTGATCGGCTATTGGTCGATGCTCGACGTCATGGTCGTGGCCCTGGTCGCCGCGCTGGTGCAGATGCGCGAACTGGGCACCATCGAGCCGCGTGCCGGCATCCTGTTTTTCGGCATGGTGGTGGTACTCACCATGCTGTCCGCCATGAGTTTCGATCCACGACATATCTGGGACGACGGAGATCCTATCGATGGAGCAGGACACCCCTAA